The Lactuca sativa cultivar Salinas chromosome 2, Lsat_Salinas_v11, whole genome shotgun sequence genome includes a window with the following:
- the LOC111906246 gene encoding G-type lectin S-receptor-like serine/threonine-protein kinase At4g27290 isoform X1, whose translation MSTVEVRSNRMELLAMIWFYCCVVLKTSSATDTMFPNQPLKDGDTLVSEAEIFELAFFGLGNSTSRYLGIRYKHVPDSTIVWVANREVPLADRIGVLKINDRGTLQLLNLRNTSIWSSKSSKPGTNMNPVAQLLDSGNLVIRDDISGDLIWQSFDHPGDTWLPGMKIGVDRVMGTKRRLTSWKTSDDPSSGSYSVWMDNIGYPQLYTAEDGSNMQPQRVGYWNGLGFTGLHGLERNIFYAFDFVSTDEENYYNFTLLDSSYLTRVRLDQQGNVLQFVWDKTDEKWRVYMELFVDACDRYAVCGSYGSCNINNAPACACLQGFEPKLPMEWSIADWSNGCKHKISATDENGENFRKFTNLKLPDSRYSWFDTTISLEECGKLCARNGYCTAYANIDVRGSGSGCLQWSGELFDIRDAPEGDVSGQDIYIKMSNTNNLIPDKKKKSNTNLKVTMSIVFAVALLGFALILYAWRKLKKSHANKNKKQDSDLPLFSLSKIIKATSNFSIHNKLGQGGFGAVYKGVLDEGGEIAVKRLSKTSKQGLVEFQNEVKCIAKLQHRNLVKLLGYCIQGEEMMLIYEYMSNKSLDSFLFDENNSLLLNWRQRYHIINGIARGLLYLHQDSRLRIIHRDLKASNILLDSNMNPKISDFGLARMFKEYETEANTNKVVGTLGYISPEYAANGLFSVKSDVFSFGVLVLEIVSGKKNRGFSHQDHHDNLLGHAWRLYKEDKPLELVDTALGDSWVVSEVLQSIHVGLSCVQQHADDRPIMSSVIHMLSGEGALPPPQPPGFFTQVPNPEVKSNLIMPEVLVSVNEVTITQFDAR comes from the exons ATGTCAACTGTAGAGGTGAGATCAAATCGTATGGAGCTTCTTGCCATGATTTGGTTCTACTGCTGTGTTGTACTGAAAACTAGTAGTGCAACAGACACCATGTTTCCAAATCAGCCTCTCAAGGATGGTGACACCCTTGTTTCAGAAGCTGAAATATTTGAACTGGCATTCTTTGGCCTTGGGAATTCAACTTCTCGGTACCTAGGGATACGGTATAAGCATGTGCCAGACAGTACCATCGTATGGGTTGCTAATAGAGAGGTTCCACTTGCTGACCGCATTGGTGTACTCAAAATCAATGACCGAGGAACTTTACAGCTTCTCAATCTTAGAAATACCTCAATTTGGTCATCCAAATCCTCCAAACCAGGGACAAATATGAATCCTGTGGCACAGCTATTGGATTCTGGAAATCTAGTCATCAGAGATGATATCAGTGGTGACCTCATTTGGCAAAGCTTTGATCATCCTGGAGACACTTGGCTACCAGGAATGAAAATCGGTGTGGACCGTGTAATGGGCACAAAAAGGAGGCTGACATCATGGAAGACTTCTGATGACCCTTCATCAGGTTCTTATTCAGTTTGGATGGACAACATTGGATATCCGCAATTGTATACTGCTGAAGATGGATCAAACATGCAACCGCAGAGGGTTGGATATTGGAATGGGTTGGGGTTTACTGGGTTGCATGGTTTGGAACGCAACATCTTCTACGCGTTTGACTTTGTTTCAACTGATGAGGAGAATTACTACAACTTCACACTGTTAGACAGTTCATATCTTACAAGGGTAAGATTGGATCAACAAGGCAACGTTTTGCAGTTTGTTTGGGACAAGACAGATGAAAAATGGAGGGTATATATGGAGCTTTTCGTGGATGCTTGTGACAGGTACGCTGTATGTGGTTCTTATGGAAGCTGTAACATCAATAATGCGCCAGCATGTGCGTGTTTACAAGGATTTGAACCAAAGCTGCCAATGGAATGGTCCATAGCAGACTGGTCAAATGGGTGTAAGCATAAAATATCGGCGACTGATGAAAATGGGGAAAACTTCAGGAAATTTACAAACCTGAAATTGCCCGACTCAAGGTATTCATGGTTTGATACTACCATTTCCCTTGAGGAATGTGGGAAACTTTGTGCTCGCAATGGCTATTGTACAGCTTATGCAAACATTGATGTTAGAGGGAGCGGAAGTGGATGTTTACAGTGGTCAGGTGAGCTGTTTGACATCAGAGACGCTCCGGAAGGAGATGTTTCAGGGCAAGACATCTACATAAAAATGTCCAACACCAACAACTTAATTC CAGACAAGAAGAAGAAATCGAACACGAATCTTAAAGTGACCATGTCAATAGTATTTGCAGTGGCCCTACTTGGCTTTGCACTGATACTATATGCATGGAGAAAGTTGAAGAAATCACATG caaacaagaacaagaagcaAGATTCTGATCTACCTTTGTTCAGCTTGAGTAAGATAATCAAGGCCACCAGTAatttttcaatccacaataaactAGGACAAGGAGGTTTCGGTGCAGTTTACAAG GGTGTGCTTGATGAAGGAGGAGAAATAGCTGTGAAGCGGCTGTCAAAGACATCAAAGCAAGGCCTTGTTGAGTTCCAGAACGAAGTTAAATGCATTGCCAAGCTTCAGCATAGGAATCTTGTGAAGCTTTTGGGATACTGCATACAAGGAGAGGAAATGATGTtgatttatgaatacatgtccaACAAAAGCTTGGACTCTTTTTTATTTG ATGAAAACAACTCCTTGTTACTCAACTGGCGTCAACGCTACCACATTATCAATGGGATTGCTCGAGGTCTTCTTTATCTCCATCAAGATTCCAGGCTTAGAATAATCCATAGAGATctaaaagcaagcaacattttgCTTGATTCCAACATGAACCCAAAAATATCAGACTTTGGCTTGGCTAGAATGTTCAAAGAATATGAGACCGAAGCTAACACAAACAAAGTTGTTGGTACATT GGGTTACATCTCTCCAGAGTATGCAGCGAATGGGCTTTTCTCAGTGAAATCAGATGTATTTAGCTTTGGTGTTTTGGTGTTGGAGATTGTGAGTGGGAAGAAAAACAGAGGATTCTCTCATCAAGATCACCATGATAACCTTCTCGGGCAT GCATGGAGACTTTACAAGGAAGACAAACCTCTGGAGCTGGTTGACACAGCCTTAGGGGACTCATGGGTTGTTTCAGAAGTATTGCAATCAATACATGTTGGTTTATCATGTGTGCAACAACATGCAGATGATAGACCAATTATGTCCTCTGTGATTCATATGCTGAGTGGTGAGGGTGCACTACCTCCACCACAACCACCTGGCTTTTTCACACAAGTGCCTAACCCTGAAGTTAAGTCTAACTTAATCATGCCAGAAGTTTTGGTTTCAGTCAATGAAGTCACAATTACACAATTTGATGCTCGATAA
- the LOC111906246 gene encoding G-type lectin S-receptor-like serine/threonine-protein kinase At4g27290 isoform X3 — translation MSTVEVRSNRMELLAMIWFYCCVVLKTSSATDTMFPNQPLKDGDTLVSEAEIFELAFFGLGNSTSRYLGIRYKHVPDSTIVWVANREVPLADRIGVLKINDRGTLQLLNLRNTSIWSSKSSKPGTNMNPVAQLLDSGNLVIRDDISGDLIWQSFDHPGDTWLPGMKIGVDRVMGTKRRLTSWKTSDDPSSGSYSVWMDNIGYPQLYTAEDGSNMQPQRVGYWNGLGFTGLHGLERNIFYAFDFVSTDEENYYNFTLLDSSYLTRVRLDQQGNVLQFVWDKTDEKWRVYMELFVDACDRYAVCGSYGSCNINNAPACACLQGFEPKLPMEWSIADWSNGCKHKISATDENGENFRKFTNLKLPDSRYSWFDTTISLEECGKLCARNGYCTAYANIDVRGSGSGCLQWSGELFDIRDAPEGDVSGQDIYIKMSNTNNLIPNKNKKQDSDLPLFSLSKIIKATSNFSIHNKLGQGGFGAVYKGVLDEGGEIAVKRLSKTSKQGLVEFQNEVKCIAKLQHRNLVKLLGYCIQGEEMMLIYEYMSNKSLDSFLFDENNSLLLNWRQRYHIINGIARGLLYLHQDSRLRIIHRDLKASNILLDSNMNPKISDFGLARMFKEYETEANTNKVVGTLGYISPEYAANGLFSVKSDVFSFGVLVLEIVSGKKNRGFSHQDHHDNLLGHAWRLYKEDKPLELVDTALGDSWVVSEVLQSIHVGLSCVQQHADDRPIMSSVIHMLSGEGALPPPQPPGFFTQVPNPEVKSNLIMPEVLVSVNEVTITQFDAR, via the exons ATGTCAACTGTAGAGGTGAGATCAAATCGTATGGAGCTTCTTGCCATGATTTGGTTCTACTGCTGTGTTGTACTGAAAACTAGTAGTGCAACAGACACCATGTTTCCAAATCAGCCTCTCAAGGATGGTGACACCCTTGTTTCAGAAGCTGAAATATTTGAACTGGCATTCTTTGGCCTTGGGAATTCAACTTCTCGGTACCTAGGGATACGGTATAAGCATGTGCCAGACAGTACCATCGTATGGGTTGCTAATAGAGAGGTTCCACTTGCTGACCGCATTGGTGTACTCAAAATCAATGACCGAGGAACTTTACAGCTTCTCAATCTTAGAAATACCTCAATTTGGTCATCCAAATCCTCCAAACCAGGGACAAATATGAATCCTGTGGCACAGCTATTGGATTCTGGAAATCTAGTCATCAGAGATGATATCAGTGGTGACCTCATTTGGCAAAGCTTTGATCATCCTGGAGACACTTGGCTACCAGGAATGAAAATCGGTGTGGACCGTGTAATGGGCACAAAAAGGAGGCTGACATCATGGAAGACTTCTGATGACCCTTCATCAGGTTCTTATTCAGTTTGGATGGACAACATTGGATATCCGCAATTGTATACTGCTGAAGATGGATCAAACATGCAACCGCAGAGGGTTGGATATTGGAATGGGTTGGGGTTTACTGGGTTGCATGGTTTGGAACGCAACATCTTCTACGCGTTTGACTTTGTTTCAACTGATGAGGAGAATTACTACAACTTCACACTGTTAGACAGTTCATATCTTACAAGGGTAAGATTGGATCAACAAGGCAACGTTTTGCAGTTTGTTTGGGACAAGACAGATGAAAAATGGAGGGTATATATGGAGCTTTTCGTGGATGCTTGTGACAGGTACGCTGTATGTGGTTCTTATGGAAGCTGTAACATCAATAATGCGCCAGCATGTGCGTGTTTACAAGGATTTGAACCAAAGCTGCCAATGGAATGGTCCATAGCAGACTGGTCAAATGGGTGTAAGCATAAAATATCGGCGACTGATGAAAATGGGGAAAACTTCAGGAAATTTACAAACCTGAAATTGCCCGACTCAAGGTATTCATGGTTTGATACTACCATTTCCCTTGAGGAATGTGGGAAACTTTGTGCTCGCAATGGCTATTGTACAGCTTATGCAAACATTGATGTTAGAGGGAGCGGAAGTGGATGTTTACAGTGGTCAGGTGAGCTGTTTGACATCAGAGACGCTCCGGAAGGAGATGTTTCAGGGCAAGACATCTACATAAAAATGTCCAACACCAACAACTTAATTC caaacaagaacaagaagcaAGATTCTGATCTACCTTTGTTCAGCTTGAGTAAGATAATCAAGGCCACCAGTAatttttcaatccacaataaactAGGACAAGGAGGTTTCGGTGCAGTTTACAAG GGTGTGCTTGATGAAGGAGGAGAAATAGCTGTGAAGCGGCTGTCAAAGACATCAAAGCAAGGCCTTGTTGAGTTCCAGAACGAAGTTAAATGCATTGCCAAGCTTCAGCATAGGAATCTTGTGAAGCTTTTGGGATACTGCATACAAGGAGAGGAAATGATGTtgatttatgaatacatgtccaACAAAAGCTTGGACTCTTTTTTATTTG ATGAAAACAACTCCTTGTTACTCAACTGGCGTCAACGCTACCACATTATCAATGGGATTGCTCGAGGTCTTCTTTATCTCCATCAAGATTCCAGGCTTAGAATAATCCATAGAGATctaaaagcaagcaacattttgCTTGATTCCAACATGAACCCAAAAATATCAGACTTTGGCTTGGCTAGAATGTTCAAAGAATATGAGACCGAAGCTAACACAAACAAAGTTGTTGGTACATT GGGTTACATCTCTCCAGAGTATGCAGCGAATGGGCTTTTCTCAGTGAAATCAGATGTATTTAGCTTTGGTGTTTTGGTGTTGGAGATTGTGAGTGGGAAGAAAAACAGAGGATTCTCTCATCAAGATCACCATGATAACCTTCTCGGGCAT GCATGGAGACTTTACAAGGAAGACAAACCTCTGGAGCTGGTTGACACAGCCTTAGGGGACTCATGGGTTGTTTCAGAAGTATTGCAATCAATACATGTTGGTTTATCATGTGTGCAACAACATGCAGATGATAGACCAATTATGTCCTCTGTGATTCATATGCTGAGTGGTGAGGGTGCACTACCTCCACCACAACCACCTGGCTTTTTCACACAAGTGCCTAACCCTGAAGTTAAGTCTAACTTAATCATGCCAGAAGTTTTGGTTTCAGTCAATGAAGTCACAATTACACAATTTGATGCTCGATAA
- the LOC111906246 gene encoding G-type lectin S-receptor-like serine/threonine-protein kinase At4g27290 isoform X2 has product MSTVEVRSNRMELLAMIWFYCCVVLKTSSATDTMFPNQPLKDGDTLVSEAEIFELAFFGLGNSTSRYLGIRYKHVPDSTIVWVANREVPLADRIGVLKINDRGTLQLLNLRNTSIWSSKSSKPGTNMNPVAQLLDSGNLVIRDDISGDLIWQSFDHPGDTWLPGMKIGVDRVMGTKRRLTSWKTSDDPSSGSYSVWMDNIGYPQLYTAEDGSNMQPQRVGYWNGLGFTGLHGLERNIFYAFDFVSTDEENYYNFTLLDSSYLTRVRLDQQGNVLQFVWDKTDEKWRVYMELFVDACDRYAVCGSYGSCNINNAPACACLQGFEPKLPMEWSIADWSNGCKHKISATDENGENFRKFTNLKLPDSRYSWFDTTISLEECGKLCARNGYCTAYANIDVRGSGSGCLQWSGELFDIRDAPEGDVSGQDIYIKMSNTNNLIHKKKKSNTNLKVTMSIVFAVALLGFALILYAWRKLKKSHANKNKKQDSDLPLFSLSKIIKATSNFSIHNKLGQGGFGAVYKGVLDEGGEIAVKRLSKTSKQGLVEFQNEVKCIAKLQHRNLVKLLGYCIQGEEMMLIYEYMSNKSLDSFLFDENNSLLLNWRQRYHIINGIARGLLYLHQDSRLRIIHRDLKASNILLDSNMNPKISDFGLARMFKEYETEANTNKVVGTLGYISPEYAANGLFSVKSDVFSFGVLVLEIVSGKKNRGFSHQDHHDNLLGHAWRLYKEDKPLELVDTALGDSWVVSEVLQSIHVGLSCVQQHADDRPIMSSVIHMLSGEGALPPPQPPGFFTQVPNPEVKSNLIMPEVLVSVNEVTITQFDAR; this is encoded by the exons ATGTCAACTGTAGAGGTGAGATCAAATCGTATGGAGCTTCTTGCCATGATTTGGTTCTACTGCTGTGTTGTACTGAAAACTAGTAGTGCAACAGACACCATGTTTCCAAATCAGCCTCTCAAGGATGGTGACACCCTTGTTTCAGAAGCTGAAATATTTGAACTGGCATTCTTTGGCCTTGGGAATTCAACTTCTCGGTACCTAGGGATACGGTATAAGCATGTGCCAGACAGTACCATCGTATGGGTTGCTAATAGAGAGGTTCCACTTGCTGACCGCATTGGTGTACTCAAAATCAATGACCGAGGAACTTTACAGCTTCTCAATCTTAGAAATACCTCAATTTGGTCATCCAAATCCTCCAAACCAGGGACAAATATGAATCCTGTGGCACAGCTATTGGATTCTGGAAATCTAGTCATCAGAGATGATATCAGTGGTGACCTCATTTGGCAAAGCTTTGATCATCCTGGAGACACTTGGCTACCAGGAATGAAAATCGGTGTGGACCGTGTAATGGGCACAAAAAGGAGGCTGACATCATGGAAGACTTCTGATGACCCTTCATCAGGTTCTTATTCAGTTTGGATGGACAACATTGGATATCCGCAATTGTATACTGCTGAAGATGGATCAAACATGCAACCGCAGAGGGTTGGATATTGGAATGGGTTGGGGTTTACTGGGTTGCATGGTTTGGAACGCAACATCTTCTACGCGTTTGACTTTGTTTCAACTGATGAGGAGAATTACTACAACTTCACACTGTTAGACAGTTCATATCTTACAAGGGTAAGATTGGATCAACAAGGCAACGTTTTGCAGTTTGTTTGGGACAAGACAGATGAAAAATGGAGGGTATATATGGAGCTTTTCGTGGATGCTTGTGACAGGTACGCTGTATGTGGTTCTTATGGAAGCTGTAACATCAATAATGCGCCAGCATGTGCGTGTTTACAAGGATTTGAACCAAAGCTGCCAATGGAATGGTCCATAGCAGACTGGTCAAATGGGTGTAAGCATAAAATATCGGCGACTGATGAAAATGGGGAAAACTTCAGGAAATTTACAAACCTGAAATTGCCCGACTCAAGGTATTCATGGTTTGATACTACCATTTCCCTTGAGGAATGTGGGAAACTTTGTGCTCGCAATGGCTATTGTACAGCTTATGCAAACATTGATGTTAGAGGGAGCGGAAGTGGATGTTTACAGTGGTCAGGTGAGCTGTTTGACATCAGAGACGCTCCGGAAGGAGATGTTTCAGGGCAAGACATCTACATAAAAATGTCCAACACCAACAACTTAATTC ACAAGAAGAAGAAATCGAACACGAATCTTAAAGTGACCATGTCAATAGTATTTGCAGTGGCCCTACTTGGCTTTGCACTGATACTATATGCATGGAGAAAGTTGAAGAAATCACATG caaacaagaacaagaagcaAGATTCTGATCTACCTTTGTTCAGCTTGAGTAAGATAATCAAGGCCACCAGTAatttttcaatccacaataaactAGGACAAGGAGGTTTCGGTGCAGTTTACAAG GGTGTGCTTGATGAAGGAGGAGAAATAGCTGTGAAGCGGCTGTCAAAGACATCAAAGCAAGGCCTTGTTGAGTTCCAGAACGAAGTTAAATGCATTGCCAAGCTTCAGCATAGGAATCTTGTGAAGCTTTTGGGATACTGCATACAAGGAGAGGAAATGATGTtgatttatgaatacatgtccaACAAAAGCTTGGACTCTTTTTTATTTG ATGAAAACAACTCCTTGTTACTCAACTGGCGTCAACGCTACCACATTATCAATGGGATTGCTCGAGGTCTTCTTTATCTCCATCAAGATTCCAGGCTTAGAATAATCCATAGAGATctaaaagcaagcaacattttgCTTGATTCCAACATGAACCCAAAAATATCAGACTTTGGCTTGGCTAGAATGTTCAAAGAATATGAGACCGAAGCTAACACAAACAAAGTTGTTGGTACATT GGGTTACATCTCTCCAGAGTATGCAGCGAATGGGCTTTTCTCAGTGAAATCAGATGTATTTAGCTTTGGTGTTTTGGTGTTGGAGATTGTGAGTGGGAAGAAAAACAGAGGATTCTCTCATCAAGATCACCATGATAACCTTCTCGGGCAT GCATGGAGACTTTACAAGGAAGACAAACCTCTGGAGCTGGTTGACACAGCCTTAGGGGACTCATGGGTTGTTTCAGAAGTATTGCAATCAATACATGTTGGTTTATCATGTGTGCAACAACATGCAGATGATAGACCAATTATGTCCTCTGTGATTCATATGCTGAGTGGTGAGGGTGCACTACCTCCACCACAACCACCTGGCTTTTTCACACAAGTGCCTAACCCTGAAGTTAAGTCTAACTTAATCATGCCAGAAGTTTTGGTTTCAGTCAATGAAGTCACAATTACACAATTTGATGCTCGATAA